A stretch of the Mesorhizobium huakuii genome encodes the following:
- a CDS encoding epoxide hydrolase family protein: protein MKIRPFTIEIAQSEIDDLNKRISNWRGPDQLQAIGWAQGTEQEELRRLMQHWRTGFDWRKQEAAWNIHPHCQTDIGGQTIHFIHARAAIATGRTIILTHGWPGSVFEFHELIPLLTDPLSHGGRQEDAFNVVVPSIPGFGFSSRPTKSGLNLFTVADLWAELMSRLGYKRYLAQGGDLGASVSTCLAHAHPDSLAGVHLNFIPGSFSPPHDAGPDGDLTSEERAFLERKAGWADLHGAYAHIQATRPQTLAYGLTDSPVGLAAWMIEKFRDWSDCGGDLGNAAFSPDDMFADISLYWFTRTVASSMRLYWETRARPLAFPPGTAIDIPLAVALFPKELPMPPRSWVERVFKDIRRWTAMPRGGHFAALEQPALLAQDLRAFAGGLDF, encoded by the coding sequence ATGAAAATTCGCCCCTTCACCATCGAGATCGCCCAGTCTGAAATCGACGATTTGAACAAGCGCATCTCGAACTGGCGCGGGCCGGACCAATTGCAGGCAATAGGCTGGGCGCAGGGAACGGAGCAAGAGGAACTGCGCCGGCTTATGCAGCACTGGCGCACCGGCTTCGACTGGCGCAAGCAGGAAGCCGCCTGGAACATCCATCCGCACTGCCAGACGGATATCGGCGGCCAAACCATCCATTTCATCCATGCGCGCGCCGCAATTGCGACTGGCAGAACGATCATACTAACCCATGGCTGGCCAGGCAGCGTCTTCGAATTTCATGAGCTGATCCCACTTCTGACAGACCCACTTTCGCATGGCGGAAGGCAGGAGGACGCCTTCAACGTCGTGGTCCCTTCGATTCCTGGCTTTGGCTTTTCGAGCCGACCGACCAAGTCTGGTCTCAACCTGTTCACCGTCGCCGACCTTTGGGCCGAGTTGATGAGCCGTCTCGGCTACAAACGATATCTCGCGCAAGGTGGCGATCTGGGCGCCAGCGTGTCGACATGTCTGGCGCACGCGCATCCCGACAGTCTCGCCGGCGTGCATCTCAATTTCATCCCCGGCTCATTCTCACCGCCTCACGATGCAGGCCCAGACGGTGACTTGACGTCGGAAGAGCGCGCCTTCCTGGAACGGAAAGCCGGATGGGCGGATCTTCATGGCGCCTATGCTCATATTCAAGCGACGCGCCCGCAAACACTTGCCTATGGGCTGACGGATTCACCGGTCGGACTGGCAGCCTGGATGATCGAAAAGTTCCGCGACTGGAGCGATTGCGGTGGCGATCTGGGCAATGCTGCTTTTTCGCCCGACGACATGTTCGCCGACATCTCGCTTTATTGGTTCACCCGGACCGTCGCTTCGTCGATGCGGCTCTATTGGGAAACGCGCGCCCGCCCGCTTGCATTCCCGCCCGGCACGGCGATCGACATCCCGCTTGCGGTGGCTTTGTTTCCCAAGGAGCTACCGATGCCGCCAAGGAGCTGGGTCGAGCGTGTCTTCAAGGACATCCGCCGGTGGACAGCGATGCCGCGCGGGGGTCATTTCGCAGCCCTCGAACAGCCCGCTTTGCTTGCACAGGACCTAAGGGCCTTTGCCGGCGGTCTGGATTTTTAA
- the accC gene encoding acetyl-CoA carboxylase biotin carboxylase subunit: MFDTVLIANRGEIALRILRACRDLGLRTVAAHSEADASLRHVALADKAICIGPAAATESYLNIAEIIAAAQLTGAGAIHPGYGFLSENAAFAEAVENAGLIFVGPSATAIRTMGDKVSAKRTMIAAGVPCVAGSKGALPQDEQEVRAIAEAIGYPVIVKAAGGGGGRGMRIVRDEQALMEAVSMAVKEADRAFGNPQVYLEKFLEQPRHIEIQILADKHGRAVWLGERDCSMQRRHQKIIEEAPAPGIAREAIADIGDLCARACLTIGYTGAGTFEFLHEDGRFSFIEMNTRVQVEHPVTELVTGIDIVREQIRIARGEPLSFSQADIRIQGHAVECRINAEDPYSFRPHPGRVERWTPPGGPGIRVESHLYSGYTVPPHYDSLVAKLLAHGATRAEAIRRMRGALGEMEAVGIATNAPLHGILMEEPGFAAGGFDIHHLEHLIEGGLLEGRGGDDA, from the coding sequence ATGTTCGATACCGTCCTTATCGCCAACCGCGGTGAAATCGCGCTACGCATCCTGCGCGCCTGCCGCGATCTCGGATTGAGAACGGTGGCGGCGCACTCGGAGGCCGATGCGAGCCTTCGCCATGTCGCGCTAGCGGACAAGGCGATCTGCATCGGACCGGCTGCCGCGACAGAGAGCTATCTCAACATCGCCGAGATCATCGCGGCCGCGCAACTCACCGGCGCGGGCGCGATCCATCCGGGCTATGGTTTCCTTTCGGAGAACGCCGCCTTCGCCGAGGCCGTCGAAAACGCCGGCCTCATCTTCGTCGGGCCGTCCGCGACGGCGATCCGCACCATGGGCGACAAGGTTTCCGCCAAGCGCACGATGATCGCCGCCGGCGTTCCGTGCGTTGCGGGCTCGAAGGGTGCGCTGCCACAGGACGAGCAAGAGGTGCGCGCCATTGCCGAGGCCATCGGCTATCCCGTCATCGTCAAGGCAGCGGGTGGTGGGGGCGGGCGCGGCATGCGCATCGTGCGCGATGAGCAGGCCCTGATGGAAGCCGTTTCCATGGCGGTGAAAGAGGCGGACCGGGCCTTCGGCAACCCGCAAGTCTATCTGGAAAAATTCCTTGAGCAGCCGCGGCATATCGAGATCCAGATCCTGGCGGACAAGCACGGTAGGGCTGTCTGGCTCGGCGAGCGGGATTGCTCCATGCAACGCCGTCACCAGAAGATCATCGAGGAAGCGCCGGCGCCTGGCATCGCCCGCGAGGCGATCGCCGACATAGGCGACCTGTGTGCCCGCGCATGCCTGACCATCGGCTATACAGGTGCCGGCACGTTCGAATTCCTCCATGAGGACGGGCGCTTCTCTTTCATCGAGATGAACACCCGCGTGCAGGTGGAGCATCCCGTCACTGAGCTCGTCACCGGCATCGATATCGTGCGTGAGCAGATCCGCATCGCTCGCGGCGAACCGTTGTCATTCAGCCAGGCAGACATCCGCATTCAAGGCCACGCTGTCGAATGCCGCATCAACGCTGAAGATCCCTACAGCTTTCGGCCGCATCCGGGCCGGGTCGAGCGCTGGACGCCGCCCGGCGGCCCCGGCATCCGTGTCGAATCGCATCTCTACTCCGGCTACACCGTGCCGCCGCATTACGATTCGCTGGTGGCCAAGCTCCTGGCGCATGGCGCGACGCGGGCCGAGGCGATCCGGCGGATGCGCGGGGCGCTGGGCGAGATGGAGGCAGTCGGCATCGCCACCAATGCACCGCTGCACGGTATCCTGATGGAGGAGCCCGGCTTCGCTGCCGGAGGCTTCGATATTCATCATCTCGAACATCTCATTGAAGGCGGTCTGCTCGAGGGGCGAGGCGGCGATGACGCTTGA
- a CDS encoding biotin attachment protein yields MTLEEIERLAAWCASAGIGEIALAEAGFSLRLHMQAVVAETPRAGAEALKAETVFKGVRAPGVGVFRIDHPTTGHPVAGPGQMVRKGETVGVLQVGPCLKAVLAPADGVLGAALIEDGAVVGYGTPLYELV; encoded by the coding sequence ATGACGCTTGAGGAGATCGAAAGGCTGGCCGCTTGGTGCGCAAGTGCCGGCATAGGGGAGATCGCGCTGGCCGAGGCCGGCTTTTCGCTGCGCCTGCATATGCAGGCCGTGGTTGCCGAAACACCTAGGGCTGGCGCCGAAGCGCTGAAGGCGGAAACGGTCTTCAAGGGCGTGCGTGCGCCCGGCGTCGGCGTGTTCCGTATCGATCATCCAACGACCGGCCACCCTGTTGCCGGACCTGGCCAGATGGTCCGCAAGGGCGAGACGGTCGGCGTCCTGCAGGTCGGCCCATGCCTGAAGGCCGTGCTCGCGCCGGCAGACGGCGTGCTGGGCGCGGCGCTGATAGAGGACGGAGCGGTCGTCGGTTACGGCACGCCGCTCTACGAACTGGTGTGA
- a CDS encoding biotin-dependent carboxyltransferase family protein, producing the protein MIEILTTGLPNTIQDLGRPGHLALGVSHGGAMDRQALAMANLMLGNDPSAAGIEVALHPFRLRTNVDTAVAVTGADCVVSVGNRPCPPWWAMTIRAGETLVLEAPRTGARSYVAVAGGLDLPLVMGSRATDAKGGFGGLGGRGLSRGDRLALNPAQCRLPAGGIGAALEERRGAVDGFASAIELRVLPAAEFDAFTPEAQAAFTGSEWNITSDANRMGYRLSGEALSLVSPMELLSHGIVPGTVQVPPSGQPIIQLADANTCGGYPKIATVIEADLWRLAQAPVGARLRFSAVSIEASTEALRMNRQRRRDFIAARNLMVGEQRRP; encoded by the coding sequence GAGATCCTCACCACCGGCCTGCCGAACACGATCCAGGATCTCGGCCGGCCTGGCCATCTTGCGCTGGGGGTCAGCCATGGCGGCGCCATGGACAGGCAAGCGCTTGCAATGGCCAATCTCATGCTGGGCAATGATCCCTCGGCTGCCGGGATCGAGGTAGCGCTTCATCCGTTCCGGCTGCGCACGAATGTCGACACCGCGGTCGCTGTCACCGGCGCGGATTGCGTCGTCAGCGTCGGTAACCGGCCCTGCCCGCCCTGGTGGGCCATGACGATCCGCGCCGGTGAGACCCTTGTCCTCGAAGCACCGCGCACCGGTGCGCGTTCCTATGTCGCCGTTGCCGGCGGGCTCGATCTGCCCCTCGTCATGGGGTCGCGCGCGACGGATGCGAAGGGTGGCTTCGGGGGGCTCGGCGGGCGCGGCCTGTCGCGCGGCGACCGGCTTGCGCTCAACCCGGCGCAATGCCGGCTTCCCGCAGGCGGCATCGGCGCAGCGCTGGAAGAGCGACGCGGCGCGGTGGACGGCTTTGCCTCGGCAATCGAGTTGCGGGTTCTGCCGGCCGCCGAGTTCGACGCCTTCACCCCTGAGGCCCAGGCAGCCTTCACCGGAAGCGAATGGAACATCACCAGCGACGCCAACCGGATGGGATATCGCCTTTCCGGAGAGGCGCTCTCGCTCGTCTCACCGATGGAATTGCTGTCGCACGGCATCGTACCCGGCACTGTCCAGGTGCCGCCGTCCGGCCAGCCGATCATCCAGCTTGCCGATGCCAACACTTGCGGCGGCTATCCGAAGATCGCTACGGTGATCGAAGCCGACCTGTGGCGGCTCGCACAAGCGCCTGTCGGCGCGCGCCTGCGTTTCTCAGCGGTCTCGATCGAAGCGTCGACGGAAGCGCTTCGCATGAACCGGCAGCGACGCCGCGACTTTATCGCCGCCCGGAACCTCATGGTCGGCGAGCAGAGGAGGCCATGA
- a CDS encoding DUF1330 domain-containing protein, with translation MAKGYLIAQVTVTNSDAYSNYAKVASDLLKQYGARVVVKPETALIKEGNPKARTVIFEFASFDKAKEFWDSPEYAEAKALRAGAADGDFILIEGTD, from the coding sequence ATGGCCAAGGGATATCTTATCGCGCAAGTCACCGTCACCAATTCGGACGCCTACTCCAACTACGCCAAGGTTGCGAGCGATCTGCTAAAACAATATGGCGCCCGCGTCGTCGTCAAACCAGAGACCGCCTTGATTAAGGAAGGAAATCCCAAAGCCCGCACGGTGATCTTCGAGTTTGCGAGCTTCGACAAGGCAAAGGAATTCTGGGACAGCCCGGAATATGCCGAGGCCAAGGCTCTGCGGGCAGGCGCCGCCGATGGCGACTTCATCCTCATCGAGGGTACCGACTGA
- a CDS encoding acetyl-CoA carboxylase biotin carboxyl carrier protein, producing MDLDFVQKLIEFVSRSPIAELEIERDGVRVRVSRHTASAQSASQVQPGPDVTARSPDQTSTSPPIARHSIRAPLTGVFYRSGTEGEPPLVAIGDVVAEGQKIGVLEAMKTFNVVESDRAGRIVQIAFDDHAAVQSGDVLFVLEDEG from the coding sequence ATGGATCTCGACTTCGTCCAGAAGCTGATCGAATTTGTCTCGCGTTCGCCCATTGCCGAACTGGAGATCGAGCGCGACGGCGTTCGCGTCCGCGTGTCCAGGCATACGGCGTCGGCGCAATCCGCGTCGCAGGTGCAGCCGGGGCCTGATGTAACCGCACGTTCCCCAGATCAGACGTCGACATCTCCGCCCATCGCACGCCATTCTATCCGCGCGCCGCTGACGGGCGTGTTCTACCGCTCCGGCACCGAAGGCGAACCGCCGCTGGTTGCCATTGGCGATGTGGTCGCGGAGGGGCAGAAAATCGGCGTCCTCGAAGCCATGAAGACGTTCAATGTCGTGGAATCCGATCGCGCTGGGCGGATCGTCCAGATCGCGTTCGACGACCATGCAGCGGTGCAGTCCGGCGACGTGCTGTTCGTGCTGGAAGACGAGGGCTGA
- a CDS encoding VOC family protein encodes MGNFDKLHHLCIVVHDIDKAQAYYDSIGIGPWESYPPLAEYEELEVPSPKGFKAMQYRICNLPNVQLQLCQPNSDPSPQRIHLDTKGEGVFHIGFEVRDADAAEAKAKTDGLAVLMRGRRENRTGFTYYDTAEKAGVILLTRATNLPGK; translated from the coding sequence ATGGGTAACTTCGACAAGCTGCATCATCTCTGCATCGTCGTGCACGATATCGACAAGGCGCAGGCCTATTACGACTCCATCGGCATTGGGCCATGGGAATCCTATCCGCCGCTGGCCGAGTACGAAGAACTTGAGGTCCCAAGTCCGAAGGGTTTCAAGGCGATGCAGTACCGGATTTGTAACCTGCCGAACGTTCAACTGCAGCTGTGCCAGCCGAACAGCGATCCTTCACCGCAGCGGATTCATCTCGATACCAAGGGTGAAGGCGTCTTCCATATCGGCTTTGAGGTCCGCGATGCGGATGCAGCCGAAGCCAAGGCGAAAACTGACGGACTTGCCGTGCTGATGCGCGGGCGCCGGGAAAACCGCACCGGCTTCACCTACTACGACACAGCCGAAAAGGCAGGCGTGATCCTGCTGACGCGGGCGACCAATCTGCCCGGCAAATGA
- a CDS encoding GntR family transcriptional regulator → MLVQKKTISTQVADAIRQKILIGEYEANFQLRQEHLATEFGVSRIPVREALHQLHSEGFVTLVSHKGAVVTSISLDEILELYELRARIETWLLALAIPRMTEADFALARERAEQHQEQGKTGEYSNQLNWNFHAALYQPSGRKATIELVGRIYQQLERYTRMMVTLTEIQAQSDRDHWQLIDLCEAKDTLRAVGLLEMHIITSGKFLVDRLQELRGS, encoded by the coding sequence ATGCTCGTACAGAAGAAAACCATCTCGACCCAGGTCGCCGATGCCATCAGGCAGAAGATCCTGATCGGCGAATACGAGGCCAATTTCCAGCTACGGCAGGAGCATCTGGCCACCGAGTTCGGCGTCAGCCGAATTCCGGTGCGAGAGGCGCTGCATCAGCTTCATTCGGAAGGCTTCGTCACGCTGGTTTCCCACAAGGGCGCCGTCGTCACCTCCATTTCCCTGGACGAGATCCTCGAGCTCTACGAATTGCGGGCCCGGATCGAAACATGGCTACTGGCCCTGGCCATTCCAAGGATGACAGAGGCCGACTTCGCGCTGGCCCGCGAGCGCGCAGAGCAGCACCAGGAGCAGGGCAAGACCGGCGAGTACTCGAACCAGCTCAACTGGAATTTCCACGCCGCGCTCTACCAGCCGTCTGGCCGCAAGGCGACGATCGAACTGGTGGGGCGCATCTACCAGCAGCTGGAACGCTACACACGCATGATGGTGACGCTCACCGAAATCCAGGCCCAGTCCGACCGCGACCACTGGCAACTCATCGACCTGTGCGAAGCCAAGGATACGCTGCGCGCCGTCGGCCTGTTGGAAATGCATATCATCACCAGCGGCAAATTCCTGGTCGACCGGCTTCAGGAATTGCGGGGAAGCTGA
- a CDS encoding SDR family NAD(P)-dependent oxidoreductase, with translation MRQTGKVAVVTGAARGIGRACAERFLAEGAKLVLGDIDAAELKKCAAEIGSTDSVLAVVTDVSKKDKVDALVAAAVARFGRVDIMVNNAGIAPVQDFLDISEADYDRVLAINLKGAFMGTQAAARQMIAQGGGGVIINMSSINSGLANPRVATYAISKGGMNQVTSTAAVAFAPHGIRVVGVGPGTIATDMVMDGTFIDSEEMRRAVLSRTPLGRLGTAAEIASVVAFLASDDASYITGETIYPDGGRRVLNYTVPIKE, from the coding sequence ATGAGACAGACAGGCAAGGTTGCGGTTGTCACGGGAGCGGCACGCGGCATCGGACGAGCTTGCGCGGAACGCTTTCTGGCCGAAGGCGCGAAACTCGTGCTCGGCGACATCGATGCCGCGGAACTGAAAAAATGTGCCGCTGAAATCGGCTCGACCGACAGCGTCCTGGCCGTAGTCACTGATGTCAGCAAGAAGGACAAGGTCGATGCACTGGTCGCGGCGGCGGTCGCCAGGTTCGGCCGCGTCGACATCATGGTCAACAATGCCGGCATCGCTCCGGTCCAGGATTTTCTCGACATCAGCGAGGCGGATTACGACAGGGTTCTCGCCATCAATCTGAAGGGCGCGTTCATGGGCACCCAGGCCGCAGCCCGCCAGATGATCGCGCAGGGTGGAGGCGGTGTCATCATCAACATGTCGTCGATCAATTCGGGCCTCGCCAATCCACGCGTCGCCACCTACGCGATCTCCAAGGGCGGCATGAACCAGGTCACCAGTACCGCGGCTGTTGCCTTCGCTCCCCACGGCATCCGCGTGGTCGGTGTCGGCCCGGGCACCATCGCCACGGACATGGTCATGGACGGGACATTCATCGATTCGGAAGAAATGCGACGGGCGGTTCTTTCGCGCACACCGCTCGGACGCCTCGGCACGGCTGCCGAGATCGCCTCTGTTGTGGCGTTCCTGGCCAGCGACGACGCCTCTTACATCACCGGCGAGACGATCTACCCCGACGGGGGTCGCCGCGTTCTGAACTATACGGTCCCGATCAAGGAGTGA
- a CDS encoding Ldh family oxidoreductase: MTNTAITVDALHERVDAIFRKAGLNPIQAGAITRVIVAAERDACKSHGVYRIEGALRTIKAGKVEPNALPELLPQDAPAIVKVDAKHGFANPAIELGLPVLVERARSCGIAALAINSAVHFSALWVEVESLTQTGLAGLAMCPSYATVAPTGGNGPLLGTNPFAFGWPREEQPPYVFDFATSVAARGEIELHRRVGKKLPEGWAIDVDGRPTTDPEAALAGAMLSFGGHKGSAIGTMIELLAGIMIGDLTSPEALDLLGTTTLYPSHGELVIAFSPQAFSAGHPGNPLGRAEALFEAIVGQGARLPSQRRFLARAASERDGISLSAQEIEQLDRFLEQGLGAV; the protein is encoded by the coding sequence ATGACCAACACCGCGATCACCGTCGATGCCCTGCATGAGCGCGTCGATGCAATTTTCCGCAAGGCCGGGCTGAACCCCATCCAGGCCGGCGCCATCACCCGGGTCATCGTCGCGGCGGAACGCGATGCCTGCAAGTCGCATGGTGTCTACCGCATCGAAGGCGCCCTGCGGACAATCAAGGCCGGAAAGGTGGAGCCAAACGCGCTGCCCGAGTTGTTGCCGCAAGACGCACCGGCCATCGTCAAAGTGGATGCGAAGCACGGCTTCGCTAACCCGGCCATCGAACTGGGCCTGCCGGTGCTGGTCGAGCGGGCACGCTCGTGCGGCATTGCCGCGCTCGCGATCAACTCGGCCGTGCATTTTTCCGCCCTTTGGGTGGAGGTCGAAAGCTTGACGCAGACAGGCCTTGCCGGCCTGGCCATGTGCCCGAGCTATGCCACGGTCGCTCCGACTGGTGGCAACGGACCGCTGCTTGGCACCAATCCTTTTGCCTTTGGCTGGCCGCGCGAAGAGCAGCCGCCTTATGTTTTCGACTTCGCGACGTCGGTTGCCGCGCGCGGCGAGATCGAGCTCCATCGCCGGGTCGGCAAGAAGCTGCCGGAAGGCTGGGCGATCGATGTCGACGGCAGGCCGACGACGGATCCGGAAGCTGCCCTCGCAGGCGCCATGCTTTCTTTCGGCGGGCACAAGGGTTCTGCTATCGGGACGATGATCGAGTTGCTCGCCGGCATCATGATCGGCGACCTGACCAGCCCCGAGGCGCTCGATCTACTCGGCACCACGACGCTTTATCCGTCGCATGGAGAGTTGGTCATCGCTTTCTCGCCGCAAGCTTTTTCCGCCGGCCATCCCGGCAATCCGCTGGGTCGTGCCGAAGCCCTGTTCGAGGCGATCGTCGGTCAGGGTGCGCGCCTGCCCTCGCAGCGGCGGTTCCTTGCTCGTGCGGCTTCGGAGAGAGACGGCATCAGTCTCTCCGCCCAGGAAATCGAACAGCTCGACCGTTTTCTCGAGCAAGGGCTGGGCGCCGTTTGA
- a CDS encoding LamB/YcsF family protein encodes MVRTTEESAGAAEGLQVDINSDMGEGFGAYRLGDDAAILDIVSSANVACGFHAGDPEIMAATFSMARDKGVAVGAHPSFADLWGFGRRIIPHSMDEIERLVAYQIGAAQALSAYAGHPIRYVKAHGALGNLTQTDRGVAEAVTRAVKAVDPGLICLAIALGFQDRIARDAGLTVRSEIFADRAYTEEGFLVSRKLEGAVIHDAQMAAERVVRMVKQGAIETISGQALKTPIDSICVHSDTPAAVAIAARVRARLEEDGISVRAFAAIV; translated from the coding sequence ATGGTTCGAACCACTGAGGAAAGCGCCGGGGCGGCCGAAGGATTACAGGTCGATATCAATTCCGACATGGGCGAGGGTTTTGGAGCCTACAGGCTCGGCGACGATGCGGCTATCCTCGACATCGTCAGTTCCGCCAATGTGGCCTGCGGCTTTCATGCCGGTGACCCCGAGATCATGGCGGCCACGTTCTCGATGGCGCGCGATAAGGGCGTCGCCGTTGGCGCGCATCCGAGCTTCGCCGATCTGTGGGGGTTCGGACGCCGCATCATCCCGCATTCCATGGATGAAATCGAAAGGCTAGTCGCCTATCAGATCGGCGCGGCGCAGGCGCTTTCCGCCTATGCCGGCCATCCGATCCGCTACGTGAAGGCGCATGGCGCGCTGGGCAACCTTACCCAGACAGACCGTGGCGTCGCCGAAGCCGTGACCCGCGCAGTCAAGGCCGTCGATCCCGGCCTGATCTGCCTCGCCATTGCGCTCGGCTTCCAGGACAGGATCGCGCGCGACGCGGGCCTGACGGTCAGGTCCGAAATCTTCGCCGACCGCGCCTACACGGAGGAAGGCTTTCTTGTCTCGCGCAAGCTGGAAGGTGCAGTCATTCACGATGCGCAGATGGCGGCGGAACGGGTCGTCCGCATGGTCAAGCAAGGCGCCATCGAGACGATTTCCGGGCAGGCGCTCAAGACACCAATCGATTCGATCTGCGTTCATAGCGACACGCCGGCGGCAGTCGCAATTGCCGCGCGCGTCCGGGCCCGCCTGGAAGAGGACGGGATCAGCGTCAGAGCATTCGCGGCAATCGTCTGA
- a CDS encoding NAD(P)/FAD-dependent oxidoreductase, translating to MGTNYDVVIVGGGVVGSSIAYFLSANPDFDGRIAVIERDPYYTASSSSLSTSAIRQQFGTAPNIAMSKFSIDFLRQVKTRLAIGDELADIGLHEPGYLVLATPERADAQRAKNRVQRGMGVDAELIEQADLARRFPWLNTDDLALGSLGLGSEGWFDGPGLMQAFRRKARTQGVDYLAATVTGLTMASSGKVGEVLLDNGERLAAGTVINAAGPWSAGIARMAGTDLPVVPSKRCVFVFETPARIDNCPFIFDTSGLWLRPEGQLFLCGVPPVRENEPDDFGLDVDYDLFDELIWPALAHRVPGFEQLRMLRAWAGLYEYNTFDHSGIIGRHPEISNFVLATGFSGHGMMHAAATGSGVSDLIAYGEYRSVDLSAFRYERIAGNQPIEEHVY from the coding sequence ATGGGCACAAACTATGATGTGGTGATCGTTGGCGGAGGCGTTGTCGGCAGCTCGATCGCCTACTTCCTGTCAGCCAACCCGGATTTCGATGGCAGGATCGCGGTGATCGAGCGGGACCCCTACTACACGGCCTCCTCGTCTTCCTTGTCGACCAGCGCCATCCGCCAGCAGTTCGGCACGGCGCCCAACATCGCCATGTCGAAGTTCAGCATCGACTTCCTGCGCCAGGTGAAGACACGGCTTGCCATTGGTGATGAGCTTGCGGACATCGGGCTGCATGAGCCTGGATATCTCGTGCTGGCGACGCCTGAGCGGGCCGACGCGCAGCGTGCCAAGAACCGCGTTCAGCGCGGCATGGGTGTCGACGCCGAATTGATCGAACAAGCTGATCTGGCACGACGCTTCCCCTGGCTCAACACGGACGATCTCGCGCTCGGCTCGCTCGGCCTTGGCAGCGAAGGCTGGTTCGACGGTCCTGGCCTGATGCAGGCATTCCGTCGCAAGGCGCGCACACAGGGCGTGGACTATCTTGCCGCGACAGTGACCGGACTGACCATGGCGTCTTCCGGCAAGGTGGGTGAAGTGCTGCTGGACAATGGTGAGAGGCTTGCCGCCGGCACGGTGATCAACGCGGCCGGGCCATGGAGCGCGGGCATTGCCAGGATGGCCGGCACCGACCTGCCGGTCGTCCCGAGTAAGCGATGCGTCTTCGTCTTCGAAACGCCGGCAAGAATCGACAACTGCCCCTTCATCTTCGACACAAGCGGCCTCTGGCTGCGGCCGGAAGGTCAGCTCTTCCTGTGCGGTGTTCCGCCGGTGCGCGAGAACGAGCCGGACGATTTTGGCCTGGATGTGGACTACGACCTGTTCGACGAATTGATCTGGCCGGCGCTCGCCCATCGTGTGCCCGGCTTCGAACAATTGCGCATGCTGCGCGCCTGGGCGGGGCTCTACGAGTACAACACCTTCGACCACAGCGGCATCATCGGCCGGCATCCGGAGATCTCGAACTTTGTCCTGGCCACCGGCTTCAGCGGCCACGGCATGATGCATGCGGCGGCAACCGGGTCGGGCGTCAGTGACCTCATTGCCTATGGCGAGTACCGCTCTGTCGACCTGTCGGCCTTCCGCTACGAACGGATCGCTGGCAACCAGCCCATCGAGGAACATGTCTACTGA